A window of the bacterium genome harbors these coding sequences:
- a CDS encoding gamma-glutamylcyclotransferase family protein gives MAAPAGPGGLAVSRLFVYGTLKDDAVVQGLLGHHVFGRPAILQGYERAFDPAIGYPVIRACPGTHVAGKLLDGIDAEALRILDAYEGDHYRRIVVSVHTIEGRALDAHVYVPA, from the coding sequence GTGGCTGCACCAGCGGGGCCGGGTGGTCTAGCGGTTTCGCGGCTCTTTGTCTACGGCACCCTCAAGGATGACGCGGTGGTCCAGGGGCTCCTGGGCCACCATGTGTTTGGGCGCCCCGCGATCCTCCAGGGATACGAGCGGGCATTCGACCCGGCCATCGGCTATCCGGTGATTCGGGCGTGCCCCGGCACGCACGTCGCCGGAAAACTGCTCGATGGGATCGACGCGGAAGCGCTCCGGATCCTCGATGCGTACGAGGGAGATCACTACCGGCGAATCGTGGTCAGCGTCCACACCATCGAGGGGCGCGCCCTCGACGCACACGTCTACGTCCCCGCCTGA
- a CDS encoding pyridoxal phosphate-dependent aminotransferase, protein MGKLGTETAFEVLARAKALEAEGRSIIHLEIGEPDFDTPAHIKEAAIRALRDGYTHYTPAAGILEAREAIAEHVGARRGITVSPDEVVITPGAKPVMFFLVMMLVNPGDEVIFPDPGFPIYESVARFVGARAVPWVLREDRQFRADPEELRALITPRTRLIILNSPHNPTASVLSRADLGAIAEIVRGRPITVLADEIYNRILYEGTFVSLASLPEMRSQTVILDGFSKTYAMTGWRLGYGVMPTQLAARMTQLMVNSNSCTAAFTQMAGVAALRGPQECVDRMVAEFRRRRDVIVSGLNGLPGVTCLRPPGAFYAFPNVRAIDADAGRLQDALLRDAGVAVLSGSAFGGHGQGYLRLSYANSVEAITEALARIRQALPRYAPRPTA, encoded by the coding sequence ATGGGAAAGCTCGGCACGGAGACGGCGTTTGAGGTGCTGGCGCGGGCGAAGGCCCTCGAGGCCGAGGGTCGGTCGATCATCCACCTGGAGATCGGGGAGCCGGACTTCGACACGCCGGCGCACATCAAGGAAGCGGCGATCCGAGCCCTCCGAGACGGCTACACGCACTACACGCCCGCCGCGGGTATCCTCGAGGCGCGCGAGGCGATCGCGGAGCATGTGGGCGCGCGCCGGGGGATCACCGTCTCGCCGGACGAGGTGGTCATCACCCCGGGGGCCAAACCCGTCATGTTCTTCCTCGTGATGATGCTGGTCAACCCCGGCGACGAGGTCATCTTTCCCGATCCCGGGTTTCCGATCTACGAGTCGGTGGCCCGATTCGTCGGGGCGCGTGCCGTGCCTTGGGTCCTGCGCGAGGATCGCCAGTTTCGCGCGGATCCCGAGGAGCTTCGTGCGCTGATCACGCCTCGGACGAGGCTGATCATCCTCAACTCTCCCCACAACCCGACGGCCAGCGTGCTGTCGCGGGCGGATCTGGGGGCGATTGCGGAGATCGTCCGCGGTCGACCGATCACGGTGCTCGCCGACGAAATCTACAACCGCATCCTCTACGAAGGGACGTTTGTCAGCCTGGCCAGCCTCCCGGAGATGCGTTCCCAGACGGTGATCCTCGATGGGTTCAGCAAGACCTACGCGATGACCGGATGGCGGCTCGGGTACGGGGTGATGCCGACCCAACTCGCCGCTCGGATGACGCAGTTGATGGTCAACTCCAACTCCTGCACCGCGGCATTCACGCAGATGGCGGGGGTCGCCGCGCTGCGCGGACCGCAGGAGTGCGTCGACCGGATGGTCGCCGAATTCCGTCGCCGCCGCGACGTGATCGTCTCCGGGCTCAACGGTCTGCCGGGTGTGACCTGCCTCCGCCCGCCCGGGGCCTTCTATGCGTTCCCGAACGTGCGCGCGATCGACGCCGACGCGGGGCGGCTTCAGGATGCGCTGCTCCGCGACGCCGGCGTGGCGGTGCTCTCCGGCTCCGCGTTCGGCGGGCACGGCCAGGGGTACCTGCGCCTGAGCTACGCGAACTCCGTCGAGGCCATCACCGAGGCCCTGGCGCGGATCCGGCAGGCGCTTCCCCGCTACGCGCCGCGTCCGACGGCGTGA
- a CDS encoding helix-turn-helix transcriptional regulator, with protein sequence MDQRPVIELRRAFGSRVHEARQAAHISQAQLATRLGLRSGVAVGDWERGKALPKFETFMRLCEALNQPPAYFIEGYRERPAKGRIESIQDAVDSLDTKAIQRHLELLHRMEHLPVEIGRSIAPEELRAALERMRCEDLAPTGEARPGAAARHHGGREDTASVAREAFREGWEAAHEAVRQWLHQRGRVV encoded by the coding sequence GTGATCGAGTTGCGGCGCGCCTTTGGCAGCCGGGTGCACGAAGCAAGGCAAGCGGCGCACATCAGCCAGGCGCAATTGGCCACGCGCCTCGGCCTCCGAAGCGGCGTGGCGGTGGGCGACTGGGAACGGGGAAAGGCCCTTCCCAAGTTCGAAACGTTCATGCGGCTGTGCGAGGCGTTGAACCAGCCGCCGGCGTACTTCATCGAGGGCTACCGAGAACGCCCGGCCAAGGGACGGATCGAGTCGATTCAAGATGCCGTGGATTCGCTGGACACGAAGGCCATCCAGCGCCACCTCGAGCTCCTGCACCGCATGGAGCATCTCCCCGTCGAGATCGGGCGGAGCATCGCTCCCGAGGAACTCCGCGCGGCCCTGGAGCGGATGCGGTGCGAGGACCTGGCCCCGACCGGGGAAGCGCGGCCCGGCGCGGCGGCCAGGCACCACGGCGGACGCGAGGATACTGCGTCGGTCGCTCGGGAAGCCTTCCGTGAGGGGTGGGAAGCGGCGCACGAGGCGGTCCGTCAGTGGCTGCACCAGCGGGGCCGGGTGGTCTAG